A genomic region of Oryza glaberrima chromosome 1, OglaRS2, whole genome shotgun sequence contains the following coding sequences:
- the LOC127765062 gene encoding uncharacterized protein LOC127765062 isoform X1 has translation MANFYSGVLIFSVLLISLWTVTPVLSHSELDYGRRAKNEKTPNDGNDMSKEIGKGEEQHVNQEAADAAVVLKTKEEIAKRTAEHIQSTIGSSRVAIHEKEELLEKTAEVMSHMAGEVSDQLSKVAKEHTKIAVGSIATALKFKQEVLKQAAQRVKDVSEDVHMATKAKQEILQNVAHDMGKVAGDMATSMAKMAEVAAGVAGGAAAGVATGIAGGFAGGARVHVSGGIHANIHISASASAHAKASAAASAGVGAKASKSVSGNVGNNAEEYAGANGNVHGKAKAGISAGFGISAGATVAAGIGANARVGGDAQTNAKAGVGAGVGISGDAKVASGIGAQAGVGADANANAKAGIGAGVGISGGAKVGADIGAKAGVGGNANAKAGVGASVGISGGAKVGAEIGAKAGVGGDVNAKAGIGAGVGISGGAKVGADNGAKAGVGANANANAKAGIGARVGISGGAKVGADIGAKAGVGGDAYTKAKAGVGAGVRISGGAKVAGGIGANAGVGADANANAKAGIGAGVGISGAAKVGADIGVKAGVGDDVNTKAGIGAGVGISGGAKVGADIGAKAGVGADANANAKAGIGAGAGISGGAKVGVDIGAKAGVGADANAKAGIGAGVGISGGAKVGADIGAKAGVGGDTYTKAKAGVGAGVGISGGAKVGAEIGAKAGVGADANANAKAGIGAGVGISGRAKVGAGIGAKARIGANANANAKAGIGAGVGISGGAKVDADIGAKAGVGADANANAKAGIVAGAGISGGAKVGADIGAKAGVGGGANAKAGIGAGVGISGGAKVGADIGAKAGVAGDANAKAGIGAGVGISGGAKVGADIGAKAGVGADANANAKAGIGAGVGISGGAKVGADIGAKAEVGGDANAKAGIGAGVGISGGAKVDADIGAKAGVGADANAKAKASIGAGVGISGGAKVGADIGAKAGVGGDAYTKAKAGVGAGVGISGGAKVAGGIGTNAGLGADANANAKAGIGAGVGISGAAKVGADIGAKAGVGGDVNAKAGIGAGVDISGGAKVGTDIGAKAGVGADANANAKAGIGAVAGISSGAKVGADIGAKAGVGADANKKASIGAGVGISGGAKVGADIGAKAGVGAGANANAKAGIGAGAGISGGAKVGADIGAKAGVGADANAKAGIGAGVGISGGAKVGADIGAKAGGGADANANAKAGIGAGVGISGGAKVGADIGAKAGVGGDAYTKAKAGVGAGVGISGGAKVGVDIGAKAGVGADANANAKAGIGAGVGISGGAKVGGGIGVNAGVGGDAKANANAGVGANAKAGVGARIGGSIGAKADVGGDAKANVDAGAAISKDAKIDAGISKEDKINASIGGNAGANANASVGAGVGLGIGAGITGGAKVGGGIGANAGVGGDAKANADVGINAGAGISKDAKIGASISKEDNISAGIGGNAGVNANAGIGAGAGLGIGAGILGGAKVGGGIGANAGVGGDAKANANTGLNADAGISKDAKIGASISKEDKINAGVGGNAGANANAGVGISAGLSGGAKVGGDIGANAGVGGNAKANADAGLNAGAGISKEDKISAGIGGNAGANVNAGVGAGVGIGIGAGISGGAKVGGGIGANAGVGVDAKANADAGLNAGAGIAKYDKIGVGISKEDKISAGIGGNAGANANAGVGVGANLGIGASISGGAKVGGGIGANAGVGGDAKANADADASGGGSGGAVGGQAGANANANANAGANVGIGASKHIGFGFGAGGSFHFRASAKAHANANAAISGSEGSNIAAGASASKSVGAGIGAGVGVHTGMNIGFHGGIGGNANVGSNAGIGASGKKNNDVEEEKGKSAEASTNKEYGSAN, from the exons ATGGCGAACTTCTATAGCGGTGTTCTAATCTTCTCTGTGTTGCTCATCTCACTATGGACGGTGACTCCGGTGCTGTCCCATAGTGAGTTGGACTACGGACGCCG GGCGAAGAATGAGAAAACGCCAAATGATGGCAATGATATGAGCAAGGAAATTGGAAAAGGGGAAGAGCAACATGTAAACCAGGAAGCAGCTGATGCTGCTGTTGTCCTAAAGACCAAAGAAGAAATTGCTAAACGTACAGCAGAACACATACAAAGTACCATTGGAAGTTCACGAGTTGCAATACATGAAAAAGAGGAGTTACTAGAGAAAACAGCTGAGGTAATGAGCCATATGGCAGGAGAGGTCTCAGATCAACTCTCTAAAGTAGCAAAGGAACACACGAAGATTGCTGTGGGTAGCATTGCAACTGCACTCAAGTTTAAGCAAGAAGTCCTAAAGCAGGCTGCACAACGTGTGAAGGATGTTTCAGAAGATGTTCATATGGCGACTAAGGCAAAGCAGGAAATCTTGCAAAACGTGGCCCATGATATGGGCAAAGTTGCAGGAGACATGGCAACCAGCATGGCTAAGATGGCTGAGGTTGCAGCAG GAGTGGCTGGTGGTGCAGCGGCAGGAGTAGCTACTGGAATTGCTGGGGGTTTTGCTGGTGGTGCTCGGGTTCATGTATCTGGAGGTATACATGCAAATATTCATATTAGTGCTAGCGCTAGTGCCCATGCTAAAGCTAGTGCGGCTGCAAGTGCTGGGGTTGGAGCTAAAGCGAGTAAAAGTGTCAGTGGCAATGTAGGCAACAACGCAGAAGAATATGCAGGTGCCAACGGTAATGTCCATGGAAAAGCAAAAGCTGGTATCAGTGCTGGTTTTGGTATCTCCGCGGGTGCTACAGTTGCTGCTGGCATAGGAGCGAATGCTAGAGTTGGCGGTGATGCACAGACAAATGCAAAAGCCGGTGTAGGTGCTGGTGTTGGTATATCTGGAGACGCCAAAGTTGCTAGTGGCATTGGAGCGCAGGCGGGAGTTGGTGCTGATGcgaatgcaaatgcaaaagccGGTATAGGTGCTGGTGTTGGTATCTCGGGAGGTGCTAAAGTTGGCGCTGACATCGGAGCGAAGGCAGGAGTTGGTGGTAACGCCAATGCAAAAGCTGGTGTCGGTGCTAGTGTTGGTATCTCGGGAGGTGCTAAAGTTGGCGCTGAGATTGGAGCAAAGGCGGGAGTTGGTGGTGACGTGAATGCAAAAGCCGGTATAGGTGCTGGAGTTGGTATCTCAGGAGGCGCTAAAGTTGGCGCTGACAATGGAGCGAAGGCGGGAGTTGGTGCTAATGcgaatgcaaatgcaaaagccGGTATAGGTGCTAGAGTTGGTATCTCAGGAGGCGCTAAAGTTGGCGCTGACATTGGAGCGAAGGCGGGAGTTGGTGGTGATGCGTATACAAAGGCAAAAGCCGGTGTCGGTGCTGGTGTTAGGATCTCAGGAGGCGCTAAAGTTGCCGGTGGCATTGGAGCGAACGCGGGAGTTGGTGCTGATGcgaatgcaaatgcaaaagccGGTATAGGTGCTGGAGTTGGTATCTCGGGAGCCGCTAAAGTTGGCGCTGACATTGGAGTGAAGGCGGGAGTTGGTGATGACGTGAATACAAAAGCCGGTATAGGTGCTGGTGTTGGTATCTCGGGAGGTGCTAAAGTTGGCGCTGACATCGGAGCGAAGGCTGGAGTTGGTGCTGACGcgaatgcaaatgcaaaagcTGGTATAGGTGCTGGAGCTGGCATCTCGGGAGGCGCTAAAGTTGGCGTAGATATTGGAGCGAAGGCGGGAGTTGGTGCTGACGCGAATGCAAAAGCTGGTATAGGTGCTGGCGTTGGTATCTCGGGAGGCGCTAAAGTTGGCGCTGACATTGGAGCGAAGGCGGGAGTTGGTGGTGACACGTATACAAAGGCAAAAGCCGGTGTCGGTGCCGGTGTTGGGATCTCTGGAGGAGCTAAAGTTGGCGCTGAAATCGGAGCGAAGGCTGGAGTTGGTGCTGacgcaaatgcaaatgcaaaagccGGTATAGGTGCTGGAGTTGGTATCTCGGGACGCGCTAAAGTTGGCGCTGGTATCGGAGCGAAGGCTAGAATTGGTGCTAACGcgaatgcaaatgcaaaagcTGGTATAGGTGCTGGTGTTGGTATCTCGGGAGGCGCTAAAGTTGACGCTGACATCGGAGCGAAGGCTGGAGTTGGTGCTGACGcgaatgcaaatgcaaaagcTGGTATAGTTGCTGGAGCTGGTATCTCGGGAGGCGCTAAAGTTGGCGCAGATATTGGAGCGAAGGCGGGTGTTGGTGGTGGAGCGAATGCAAAAGCCGGTATAGGTGCTGGTGTTGGTATATCGGGAGGTGCCAAAGTTGGTGCTGACATTGGAGCGAAGGCGGGAGTTGCTGGTGACGCGAATGCAAAAGCTGGTATAGGTGCTGGTGTTGGTATCTCGGGAGGTGCTAAAGTTGGCGCTGACATCGGAGCGAAGGCAGGAGTTGGTGCTGATGcgaatgcaaatgcaaaagccGGTATAGGTGCTGGAGTTGGTATCTCGGGAGGCGCTAAAGTTGGTGCTGACATCGGAGCGAAGGCGGAAGTTGGTGGTGACGCGAATGCAAAAGCCGGTATAGGTGCTGGAGTTGGTATCTCCGGAGGCGCTAAAGTTGACGCTGACATTGGAGCGAAGGCAGGAGTTGGTGCTGATGCGAATGCAAAAGCAAAAGCCAGTATAGGTGCTGGAGTTGGTATCTCAGGAGGCGCTAAAGTTGGCGCTGACATTGGAGCGAAGGCGGGAGTTGGTGGTGATGCGTATACAAAGGCAAAAGCCGGTGTCGGTGCTGGTGTTGGGATCTCGGGAGGCGCTAAAGTTGCCGGTGGCATCGGAACGAACGCGGGACTTGGTGCTGATGcgaatgcaaatgcaaaagccGGTATAGGTGCTGGAGTTGGTATCTCGGGAGCCGCTAAAGTTGGCGCTGACATTGGAGCGAAAGCGGGAGTTGGTGGTGACGTGAATGCAAAAGCCGGTATAGGTGCTGGTGTTGATATCTCGGGAGGCGCTAAAGTTGGCACTGACATCGGAGCGAAGGCTGGAGTTGGTGCTGATGcgaatgcaaatgcaaaagcTGGTATAGGTGCTGTAGCTGGTATCTCGAGTGGCGCTAAAGTTGGCGCAGATATTGGAGCGAAGGCGGGAGTTGGTGCTGACGCGAATAAAAAAGCTAGTATAGGTGCTGGTGTTGGTATCTCGGGAGGCGCTAAAGTTGGCGCTGATATCGGAGCGAAGGCTGGAGTTGGTGCTGGCGcgaatgcaaatgcaaaagcTGGTATAGGTGCTGGAGCTGGTATCTCGGGAGGCGCTAAAGTTGGTGCAGATATTGGAGCGAAGGCGGGAGTTGGTGCTGACGCGAATGCAAAAGCTGGTATAGGTGCTGGTGTTGGTATCTCGGGAGGTGCTAAAGTTGGCGCTGATATCGGAGCGAAGGCTGGAGGTGGTGCTGacgcaaatgcaaatgcaaaagcTGGTATAGGTGCTGGCGTTGGTATCTCGGGAGGCGCTAAAGTTGGTGCTGACATTGGAGCGAAGGCGGGAGTTGGTGGTGACGCGTATACAAAGGCAAAAGCCGGTGTAGGTGCTGGTGTTGGGATCTCTGGAGGAGCTAAAGTTGGCGTTGATATCGGAGCGAAGGCTGGAGTTGGTGCTGACGcgaatgcaaatgcaaaagccGGTATAGGTGCTGGAGTTGGTATCTCGGGAGGCGCTAAAGTTGGTGGTGGCATCGGAGTGAATGCTGGAGTTGGTGGTGATGCGAAAGCTAATGCTAATGCTGGCGTCGGCGCAAACGCTAAAGctggtgttggtgctagaattGGTGGTAGTATTGGAGCAAAGGCGGATGTTGGTGGTGATGCAAAAGCGAATGTGGATGCTGGTGCCGCTATCTCTAAAGACGCTAAAATTGATGCTGGTATTTCTAAAGAGGATAAAATCAATGCAAGTATTGGAGGAAATGCAGGTGCTAACGCTAATGCCAGTGTTGGTGCCGGTGTCGGGCTCGGCATtggtgctggtatcacaggaggTGCTAAAGTTGGTGGTGGTATTGGAGCAAATGCCGGTGTTGGTGGAGATGCAAAAGCTAATGCTGATGTTGGTATCAATGCTGGTGCTGGTATTTCTAAAGACGCTAAAATTGGTGCTAGTATCTCTAAAGAAGATAATATCAGTGCCGGTATTGGAGGAAATGCAGGTGTTAATGCTAATGCTGGTattggtgctggtgctggtctTGGTATTGGCGCCGGTATCTTAGGAGGTGCTAAAGTTGGTGGTGGTATTGGAGCAAATGCCGGTGTTGGTGGTGATGCGAAAGCTAATGCTAATACTGGTCTCAACGCTGATGCGGGTATCTCTAAAGACGCAAAAATTGGTGCTAGTATCTCTAAGGAGGATAAAATCAATGCTGGTGTTGGAGGAAATGCAGGTGCTAACGCTAATGCCGGTGTTGGTATCAGTGCCGGTCTCTCAGGAGGTGCTAAAGTTGGTGGTGATATTGGAGCAAATGCCGGTGTTGGTGGTAATGCAAAAGCTAACGCTGATGCTGGTCTCAATGCCGGTGCCGGTATCTCTAAAGAGGATAAAATCAGTGCTGGTATTGGAGGAAATGCAGGTGCTAATGTTAATGCCGGTGTTGGTGCTGGTGTTGGTATCGGTATTGGTGCCGGTATCTCAGGAGGTGCTAAAGTTGGTGGTGGTATTGGAGCAAATGCCGGTGTTGGTGTTGATGCGAAAGCTAATGCTGATGCTGGTCTCAATGCTGGTGCCGGTATCGCTAAATACGATAAAATTGGTGTTGGTATCTCTAAAGAGGATAAAATCAGTGCTGGTATCGGAGGAAATGCAGGTGCTAATGCTAATGCCGGTGTTGGTGTCGGTGCTAATCTCGGTATTGGTGCCAGTATCTCAGGAGGTGCTAAAGTTGGTGGTGGTATTGGAGCAAATGCGGGTGTTGGTGGTGATGCAAAAGCtaatgctgatgctgatgctagTGGAGGTGGAAGTGGAGGTGCTGTTGGAGGACAAGCTGGAGCAAATGCTAATGCTAATGCTAACGCTGGTGCTAACGTTGGTATTGGTGCTAGCAAGCAtattggttttggttttggagCTGGTGGTAGTTTCCATTTCCGTGCATCAGCCAAGGCACACGCAAATGCTAACGCCGCTATTAGTGGATCCGAAGGTTCTAACATAGCTGCTGGAGCTAGTGCGTCGAAGAGTGTTGGTGCTGGTATCGGTGCCGGTGTAGGAGTACACACTGGAATGAACATTGGATTTCACGGAGGAATTGGGGGCAATGCAAATGTTGGTAGTAATGCTGGCATAGGTGCTTCTGGTAAGAAAAACAATGATGTTGAGGAAGAAAAAGGCAAATCGGCTGAAGCTAGCACAAATAAGGAATATGGTTCGGCAAATTAA
- the LOC127765062 gene encoding uncharacterized protein LOC127765062 isoform X2, whose translation MANFYSGVLIFSVLLISLWTVTPVLSHSELDYGRRAKNEKTPNDGNDMSKEIGKGEEQHVNQEAADAAVVLKTKEEIAKRTAEHIQSTIGSSRVAIHEKEELLEKTAEVMSHMAGEVSDQLSKVAKEHTKIAVGSIATALKFKQEVLKQAAQRVKDVSEDVHMATKAKQEILQNVAHDMGKVAGDMATSMAKMAEVAAGVAGGAAAGVATGIAGGFAGGARVHVSGGIHANIHISASASAHAKASAAASAGVGAKASKSVSGNVGNNAEEYAGANGNVHGKAKAGISAGFGISAGATVAAGIGANARVGGDAQTNAKAGVGAGVGISGDAKVASGIGAQAGVGADANANAKAGIGAGVGISGGAKVGADIGAKAGVGGNANAKAGVGASVGISGGAKVGAEIGAKAGVGGDVNAKAGIGAGVGISGGAKVGADNGAKAGVGANANANAKAGIGARVGISGGAKVGADIGAKAGVGGDAYTKAKAGVGAGVRISGGAKVAGGIGANAGVGADANANAKAGIGAGVGISGAAKVGADIGVKAGVGDDVNTKAGIGAGVGISGGAKVGADIGAKAGVGADANANAKAGIGAGAGISGGAKVGVDIGAKAGVGADANAKAGIGAGVGISGGAKVGADIGAKAGVGGDTYTKAKAGVGAGVGISGGAKVGAEIGAKAGVGADANANAKAGIGAGVGISGRAKVGAGIGAKARIGANANANAKAGIGAGVGISGGAKVGADIGAKAEVGGDANAKAGIGAGVGISGGAKVDADIGAKAGVGADANAKAKASIGAGVGISGGAKVGADIGAKAGVGGDAYTKAKAGVGAGVGISGGAKVAGGIGTNAGLGADANANAKAGIGAGVGISGAAKVGADIGAKAGVGGDVNAKAGIGAGVDISGGAKVGTDIGAKAGVGADANANAKAGIGAVAGISSGAKVGADIGAKAGVGADANKKASIGAGVGISGGAKVGADIGAKAGVGAGANANAKAGIGAGAGISGGAKVGADIGAKAGVGADANAKAGIGAGVGISGGAKVGADIGAKAGGGADANANAKAGIGAGVGISGGAKVGADIGAKAGVGGDAYTKAKAGVGAGVGISGGAKVGVDIGAKAGVGADANANAKAGIGAGVGISGGAKVGGGIGVNAGVGGDAKANANAGVGANAKAGVGARIGGSIGAKADVGGDAKANVDAGAAISKDAKIDAGISKEDKINASIGGNAGANANASVGAGVGLGIGAGITGGAKVGGGIGANAGVGGDAKANADVGINAGAGISKDAKIGASISKEDNISAGIGGNAGVNANAGIGAGAGLGIGAGILGGAKVGGGIGANAGVGGDAKANANTGLNADAGISKDAKIGASISKEDKINAGVGGNAGANANAGVGISAGLSGGAKVGGDIGANAGVGGNAKANADAGLNAGAGISKEDKISAGIGGNAGANVNAGVGAGVGIGIGAGISGGAKVGGGIGANAGVGVDAKANADAGLNAGAGIAKYDKIGVGISKEDKISAGIGGNAGANANAGVGVGANLGIGASISGGAKVGGGIGANAGVGGDAKANADADASGGGSGGAVGGQAGANANANANAGANVGIGASKHIGFGFGAGGSFHFRASAKAHANANAAISGSEGSNIAAGASASKSVGAGIGAGVGVHTGMNIGFHGGIGGNANVGSNAGIGASGKKNNDVEEEKGKSAEASTNKEYGSAN comes from the exons ATGGCGAACTTCTATAGCGGTGTTCTAATCTTCTCTGTGTTGCTCATCTCACTATGGACGGTGACTCCGGTGCTGTCCCATAGTGAGTTGGACTACGGACGCCG GGCGAAGAATGAGAAAACGCCAAATGATGGCAATGATATGAGCAAGGAAATTGGAAAAGGGGAAGAGCAACATGTAAACCAGGAAGCAGCTGATGCTGCTGTTGTCCTAAAGACCAAAGAAGAAATTGCTAAACGTACAGCAGAACACATACAAAGTACCATTGGAAGTTCACGAGTTGCAATACATGAAAAAGAGGAGTTACTAGAGAAAACAGCTGAGGTAATGAGCCATATGGCAGGAGAGGTCTCAGATCAACTCTCTAAAGTAGCAAAGGAACACACGAAGATTGCTGTGGGTAGCATTGCAACTGCACTCAAGTTTAAGCAAGAAGTCCTAAAGCAGGCTGCACAACGTGTGAAGGATGTTTCAGAAGATGTTCATATGGCGACTAAGGCAAAGCAGGAAATCTTGCAAAACGTGGCCCATGATATGGGCAAAGTTGCAGGAGACATGGCAACCAGCATGGCTAAGATGGCTGAGGTTGCAGCAG GAGTGGCTGGTGGTGCAGCGGCAGGAGTAGCTACTGGAATTGCTGGGGGTTTTGCTGGTGGTGCTCGGGTTCATGTATCTGGAGGTATACATGCAAATATTCATATTAGTGCTAGCGCTAGTGCCCATGCTAAAGCTAGTGCGGCTGCAAGTGCTGGGGTTGGAGCTAAAGCGAGTAAAAGTGTCAGTGGCAATGTAGGCAACAACGCAGAAGAATATGCAGGTGCCAACGGTAATGTCCATGGAAAAGCAAAAGCTGGTATCAGTGCTGGTTTTGGTATCTCCGCGGGTGCTACAGTTGCTGCTGGCATAGGAGCGAATGCTAGAGTTGGCGGTGATGCACAGACAAATGCAAAAGCCGGTGTAGGTGCTGGTGTTGGTATATCTGGAGACGCCAAAGTTGCTAGTGGCATTGGAGCGCAGGCGGGAGTTGGTGCTGATGcgaatgcaaatgcaaaagccGGTATAGGTGCTGGTGTTGGTATCTCGGGAGGTGCTAAAGTTGGCGCTGACATCGGAGCGAAGGCAGGAGTTGGTGGTAACGCCAATGCAAAAGCTGGTGTCGGTGCTAGTGTTGGTATCTCGGGAGGTGCTAAAGTTGGCGCTGAGATTGGAGCAAAGGCGGGAGTTGGTGGTGACGTGAATGCAAAAGCCGGTATAGGTGCTGGAGTTGGTATCTCAGGAGGCGCTAAAGTTGGCGCTGACAATGGAGCGAAGGCGGGAGTTGGTGCTAATGcgaatgcaaatgcaaaagccGGTATAGGTGCTAGAGTTGGTATCTCAGGAGGCGCTAAAGTTGGCGCTGACATTGGAGCGAAGGCGGGAGTTGGTGGTGATGCGTATACAAAGGCAAAAGCCGGTGTCGGTGCTGGTGTTAGGATCTCAGGAGGCGCTAAAGTTGCCGGTGGCATTGGAGCGAACGCGGGAGTTGGTGCTGATGcgaatgcaaatgcaaaagccGGTATAGGTGCTGGAGTTGGTATCTCGGGAGCCGCTAAAGTTGGCGCTGACATTGGAGTGAAGGCGGGAGTTGGTGATGACGTGAATACAAAAGCCGGTATAGGTGCTGGTGTTGGTATCTCGGGAGGTGCTAAAGTTGGCGCTGACATCGGAGCGAAGGCTGGAGTTGGTGCTGACGcgaatgcaaatgcaaaagcTGGTATAGGTGCTGGAGCTGGCATCTCGGGAGGCGCTAAAGTTGGCGTAGATATTGGAGCGAAGGCGGGAGTTGGTGCTGACGCGAATGCAAAAGCTGGTATAGGTGCTGGCGTTGGTATCTCGGGAGGCGCTAAAGTTGGCGCTGACATTGGAGCGAAGGCGGGAGTTGGTGGTGACACGTATACAAAGGCAAAAGCCGGTGTCGGTGCCGGTGTTGGGATCTCTGGAGGAGCTAAAGTTGGCGCTGAAATCGGAGCGAAGGCTGGAGTTGGTGCTGacgcaaatgcaaatgcaaaagccGGTATAGGTGCTGGAGTTGGTATCTCGGGACGCGCTAAAGTTGGCGCTGGTATCGGAGCGAAGGCTAGAATTGGTGCTAACGcgaatgcaaatgcaaaagcTGGTATAG GTGCTGGAGTTGGTATCTCGGGAGGCGCTAAAGTTGGTGCTGACATCGGAGCGAAGGCGGAAGTTGGTGGTGACGCGAATGCAAAAGCCGGTATAGGTGCTGGAGTTGGTATCTCCGGAGGCGCTAAAGTTGACGCTGACATTGGAGCGAAGGCAGGAGTTGGTGCTGATGCGAATGCAAAAGCAAAAGCCAGTATAGGTGCTGGAGTTGGTATCTCAGGAGGCGCTAAAGTTGGCGCTGACATTGGAGCGAAGGCGGGAGTTGGTGGTGATGCGTATACAAAGGCAAAAGCCGGTGTCGGTGCTGGTGTTGGGATCTCGGGAGGCGCTAAAGTTGCCGGTGGCATCGGAACGAACGCGGGACTTGGTGCTGATGcgaatgcaaatgcaaaagccGGTATAGGTGCTGGAGTTGGTATCTCGGGAGCCGCTAAAGTTGGCGCTGACATTGGAGCGAAAGCGGGAGTTGGTGGTGACGTGAATGCAAAAGCCGGTATAGGTGCTGGTGTTGATATCTCGGGAGGCGCTAAAGTTGGCACTGACATCGGAGCGAAGGCTGGAGTTGGTGCTGATGcgaatgcaaatgcaaaagcTGGTATAGGTGCTGTAGCTGGTATCTCGAGTGGCGCTAAAGTTGGCGCAGATATTGGAGCGAAGGCGGGAGTTGGTGCTGACGCGAATAAAAAAGCTAGTATAGGTGCTGGTGTTGGTATCTCGGGAGGCGCTAAAGTTGGCGCTGATATCGGAGCGAAGGCTGGAGTTGGTGCTGGCGcgaatgcaaatgcaaaagcTGGTATAGGTGCTGGAGCTGGTATCTCGGGAGGCGCTAAAGTTGGTGCAGATATTGGAGCGAAGGCGGGAGTTGGTGCTGACGCGAATGCAAAAGCTGGTATAGGTGCTGGTGTTGGTATCTCGGGAGGTGCTAAAGTTGGCGCTGATATCGGAGCGAAGGCTGGAGGTGGTGCTGacgcaaatgcaaatgcaaaagcTGGTATAGGTGCTGGCGTTGGTATCTCGGGAGGCGCTAAAGTTGGTGCTGACATTGGAGCGAAGGCGGGAGTTGGTGGTGACGCGTATACAAAGGCAAAAGCCGGTGTAGGTGCTGGTGTTGGGATCTCTGGAGGAGCTAAAGTTGGCGTTGATATCGGAGCGAAGGCTGGAGTTGGTGCTGACGcgaatgcaaatgcaaaagccGGTATAGGTGCTGGAGTTGGTATCTCGGGAGGCGCTAAAGTTGGTGGTGGCATCGGAGTGAATGCTGGAGTTGGTGGTGATGCGAAAGCTAATGCTAATGCTGGCGTCGGCGCAAACGCTAAAGctggtgttggtgctagaattGGTGGTAGTATTGGAGCAAAGGCGGATGTTGGTGGTGATGCAAAAGCGAATGTGGATGCTGGTGCCGCTATCTCTAAAGACGCTAAAATTGATGCTGGTATTTCTAAAGAGGATAAAATCAATGCAAGTATTGGAGGAAATGCAGGTGCTAACGCTAATGCCAGTGTTGGTGCCGGTGTCGGGCTCGGCATtggtgctggtatcacaggaggTGCTAAAGTTGGTGGTGGTATTGGAGCAAATGCCGGTGTTGGTGGAGATGCAAAAGCTAATGCTGATGTTGGTATCAATGCTGGTGCTGGTATTTCTAAAGACGCTAAAATTGGTGCTAGTATCTCTAAAGAAGATAATATCAGTGCCGGTATTGGAGGAAATGCAGGTGTTAATGCTAATGCTGGTattggtgctggtgctggtctTGGTATTGGCGCCGGTATCTTAGGAGGTGCTAAAGTTGGTGGTGGTATTGGAGCAAATGCCGGTGTTGGTGGTGATGCGAAAGCTAATGCTAATACTGGTCTCAACGCTGATGCGGGTATCTCTAAAGACGCAAAAATTGGTGCTAGTATCTCTAAGGAGGATAAAATCAATGCTGGTGTTGGAGGAAATGCAGGTGCTAACGCTAATGCCGGTGTTGGTATCAGTGCCGGTCTCTCAGGAGGTGCTAAAGTTGGTGGTGATATTGGAGCAAATGCCGGTGTTGGTGGTAATGCAAAAGCTAACGCTGATGCTGGTCTCAATGCCGGTGCCGGTATCTCTAAAGAGGATAAAATCAGTGCTGGTATTGGAGGAAATGCAGGTGCTAATGTTAATGCCGGTGTTGGTGCTGGTGTTGGTATCGGTATTGGTGCCGGTATCTCAGGAGGTGCTAAAGTTGGTGGTGGTATTGGAGCAAATGCCGGTGTTGGTGTTGATGCGAAAGCTAATGCTGATGCTGGTCTCAATGCTGGTGCCGGTATCGCTAAATACGATAAAATTGGTGTTGGTATCTCTAAAGAGGATAAAATCAGTGCTGGTATCGGAGGAAATGCAGGTGCTAATGCTAATGCCGGTGTTGGTGTCGGTGCTAATCTCGGTATTGGTGCCAGTATCTCAGGAGGTGCTAAAGTTGGTGGTGGTATTGGAGCAAATGCGGGTGTTGGTGGTGATGCAAAAGCtaatgctgatgctgatgctagTGGAGGTGGAAGTGGAGGTGCTGTTGGAGGACAAGCTGGAGCAAATGCTAATGCTAATGCTAACGCTGGTGCTAACGTTGGTATTGGTGCTAGCAAGCAtattggttttggttttggagCTGGTGGTAGTTTCCATTTCCGTGCATCAGCCAAGGCACACGCAAATGCTAACGCCGCTATTAGTGGATCCGAAGGTTCTAACATAGCTGCTGGAGCTAGTGCGTCGAAGAGTGTTGGTGCTGGTATCGGTGCCGGTGTAGGAGTACACACTGGAATGAACATTGGATTTCACGGAGGAATTGGGGGCAATGCAAATGTTGGTAGTAATGCTGGCATAGGTGCTTCTGGTAAGAAAAACAATGATGTTGAGGAAGAAAAAGGCAAATCGGCTGAAGCTAGCACAAATAAGGAATATGGTTCGGCAAATTAA